The Magnolia sinica isolate HGM2019 chromosome 10, MsV1, whole genome shotgun sequence genome includes a window with the following:
- the LOC131257824 gene encoding coronatine-insensitive protein 1-like, producing the protein MENRNFRRAMSFGISDIALECVMAYINDPRDRDAVSLVCRKWYNIDALTRKHITIALCYSTTPARLRTRFPCLESLKLKGKPRAAMFNLDLIPEDWGGHVTPWVNEISDSFNCLKSLHFRRMIVQDSDIDLLVRSRGHMLQVLKLDKCSGFSTDGLLQVARSCRSLKTLYLEESSIVEKDGDWIHELALNNTVLESLNFYMTELKVINVRDLELIAKNCRSLISLKISDCEILDLGGFFRAASSLEKFAGGSFNNDDAREDLIGKYSRVLFPPKLCRVGLNYMGKNEMPVLFPFASLLKKLDLQYSFLDTEDHCQLIQKCPNLEELEVRNVIGDSGLEIVAMNCKKLKKLRIERGEDEEGVVSQRGLTTLAQGCLELEYLAVHVSDITNAALESFGSFSKNLTDFRLVLLDKEETITELPLDNGVRALLMGCQKLRRFALYLRQGGLSDVGLGYIGKYSDNIRWMLLGFLGDSDAGLLEFSKGCPKMQKLEVRGCCFSERALALAVMQLKALRYIWVQGYNASKTGSDLVAMVRPYWNIEFIPPGQTIAYDEFGRPAEQPAQVLAYYSLAGRRMDYPETVVPLHP; encoded by the coding sequence ATGGAGAATCGGAACTTCCGCCGGGCGATGAGCTTTGGAATATCAGACATAGCTCTTGAGTGCGTGATGGCCTACATCAACGATCCTCGCGACCGCGACGCAGTCTCTCTGGTATGCCGGAAATGGTACAACATCGACGCGCTGACACGTAAGCACATCACGATCGCCCTCTGCTACTCGACTACACCAGCCCGTCTACGGACTCGGTTCCCCTGCCTCGAATCATTGAAATTGAAAGGAAAGCCACGAGCGGCGATGTTCAACCTCGATCTCATACCAGAGGATTGGGGAGGACACGTCACGCCCTGGGTCAACGAAATCTCAGATTCCTTCAATTGCCTCAAATCACTCCATTTCAGGCGTATGATCGTGCAAGACTCTGATATTGATTTGCTGGTCCGATCACGCGGACATATGCTGCAGGTACTTAAATTAGATAAGTGTTCTGGATTCTCTACGGATGGATTATTGCAGGTCGCCCGATCTTGCCGATCCCTAAAAACCTTATATTTAGAAGAGAGTTCTATTGTTGAGAAAGATGGGGATTGGATCCATGAGCTTGCTCTGAACAATACGGTACTagagagtttgaatttttataTGACGGAGCTGAAAGTCATCAACGTCAGAGATCTTGAACTGATAGCCAAGAACTGCCGTTCTTTAATTTCTTTAAAAATCAGTGATTGTGAAATCTTGGATCTTGGTGGTTTTTTTCGTGCTGCGTCGAGTTTAGAGAAGTTTGCTGGAGGTTCATTCAATAACGATGATGCAAGAGAAGATCTCATCGGTAAATACTCGAGGGTTTTATTTCCTCCGAAGCTGTGTCGTGTGGGTTTGAATTATATGGGGAAGAATGAGATGCCTGTATTGTTTCCGTTTGCTTCTTTACTTAAGAAGCTGGATCTTCAATATTCATTTCTTGATACAGAGGATCATTGCCAGCTGATTCAAAAATGCCCTAACTTAGAAGAGCTTGAGGTGAGGAATGTGATTGGAGATAGCGGATTAGAAATCGTTGCTATGAATTGTAAGAAGCTTAAAAAGCTGAGGATTGAGCGTGGGGAGGATGAAGAAGGTGTGGTTTCGCAGAGGGGATTAACTACTCTGGCACAAGGTTGTTTGGAGCTGGAATATCTGGCTGTCCATGTATCTGATATCACGAATGCGGCTTTGGAATCTTTTGGTAGTTTCAGCAAAAATCTCACTGATTTTCGATTGGTGTTGCTCGATAAGGAAGAAACAATAACAGAGCTGCCGCTTGATAATGGGGTTCGTGCTCTGTTAATGGGCTGCCAGAAGCTAAGGAGGTTCGCCCTCTATCTAAGACAAGGGGGTCTGTCGGATGTTGGTCTTGGTTATATCGGCAAGTACAGTGACAATATCAGGTGGATGTTGTTGGGTTTTTTGGGAGATTCTGATGCTGGGCTTTTGGAATTCTCGAAAGGCTGTCCGAAGATGCAGAAGCTGGAGGTGAGGGGCTGTTGTTTCAGTGAGAGGGCGTTGGCTCTGGCCGTGATGCAGCTGAAGGCTTTGAGGTATATATGGGTGCAAGGGTACAATGCATCTAAAACAGGTAGTGATCTTGTAGCCATGGTTCGTCCCTATTGGAACATTGAATTCATTCCTCCAGGACAGACGATTGCATACGATGAGTTTGGTAGGCCTGCGGAGCAGCCAGCTCAGGTACTTGCTTACTATTCCCTTGCGGGGCGAAGGATGGATTACCCTGAAACAGTCGTTCCTCTTCATCCATAG